From the Callithrix jacchus isolate 240 chromosome 22, calJac240_pri, whole genome shotgun sequence genome, the window ACAGGCTagcattgagtgcctgcagcttttccaggcacatgatgcaagctgccagtggatctacaattctggggtctggaggatggtggctctctTGTCACAGCTCCACTAGTCAGTTCCCTAGTGGGGACTTGTGTTtgggcttcaaccccacattttccctatGTACTTCTGTAGTAGAGGTtatccatgagggctctgcccctgaaGCAGATTTGtgtctggacatccaggcattttcatatatcacctgaaatctaggcagaggctcccaagTCTCAGCTCTTGCCCTCAGTGCACCCGTAGGTTTAACAACACATGGAAGTTGTCAAGACTTATGGCTTGCACCCTGTGGAGTAGCAGCCTGAGACGTATTTGGCAccattttagccatggctagagtttgagcagctgggatgcagggagaAGTGTCCCAAGATTGTGCAAtgcagcagggccctgggcccaCCTTACAGAACCATTCTTTCTTCCTAGGCCTGtgggcctatgatgggagggtCTGCCGTGATGGGAGGGTctcctctttacttatgcaaatgttTGCAGCAAACTTGAATTCCTtcccagaaaatgagtttttcttttctaccacatgatcccgctacaaattttccaaacgtttatgttctgcttcccttttaaatataagttccagctTCATATTATCTCTTTGCTTATGCACATGACCATACATTGTTAGAAGTTGGCAGGCtactcttgaatgctttgctgcttagagatGTCTTCTGCCAGATGCTATTAATGACCTCTCTCAAGTTTGAAGTTCCACAGATCTGTAGAGCAGGAGAAAAATGccatcagtctctttgctaaagtataGCAAGAGCGACCTTTACTCCAGCTGCCAACAGGTTCTTCATCTCCACCTGAGACCGCCCCAGCCTGGACTCCACTGTCCATGTCACTATCCGCATTTTGGTCACATCCATTCCACAAGTCTCTGGGAAGCTCAAAACCTTATTTTATCTTCTGGACTTCTTctagccctccaaactgttccaacctctaccCATTACCCCGTTCCAAAGTTGGTCCCTCATTTTCAGTTATCTTCCTAGAAATGCTctactcctggtaccaatttttggtattagttcattctcacactgttataaagaaattccagaaactgggtaatttataaagaaaagatgtgtaATTAGTTCATGATTCCACAGGTTGTACAAGtagtgtggctggggaggcctcaggaaacttacatagtggaaggtgaaggagaagctggCATATCTTACAGGCATGGCTGGAGCAGGCTGAAGAGAGTAAATCAGGGGAtgctacacttttaaacaacctgaTCTCCTGAGGACTGACTGACTATCATGAGAAATGCAAGGGGAAAATTCACCCCCATGttcaaatcacctcccaccaggtccctcctccagCACTGAGGATTGCAATTggatgtgagatttgggaggaacacagacccaaaccatatcagtggggGAAGAAAACCATACTCAGTAAATAGCGCTGGGAACACGGACaagtcacatgtagaagaatgaaactgaactcTCATCtgtcatcttatacaaaaatcaactcaaggtggatcaaagacttaaatctaagatgtgAAGCCATTAAAATTCAACAAGGTAACactggaaaaactcttctagatatTGGCTTAAGCAAAGAATTCATTACTAAGAACCCAAAAGCagatgcaacaaaaataaagaaatgagacCCTATttaactaaaaatcttctgtacagtaaaagaaatgATCAGCAGAGTAAGCATATCACTCACACAGTGGGAAAAGTATTCACAAACTGCATCGACAAAAGAtccatccagaatctacaaggagctcaaatgaagcaagaaaaaaaaaatcccatcaaaaaatgggctaaAAACGTGAACAGAAAATTCTCAaaacaagatataaaaatggccaaaaaaagagaaaaagctcaacatcagtaataattagggaaatgcaaatcaaaaccacaatgtgataccacctcactcctgcaagaatagccatcatttaaaacacacacacacacacacacacacacacacacacacagtagatgttggcgtggatgcGGTGATCAGTTATTTCCAAAGAGAAGCCCCTGGATTCTGCCCACCTAAAATGGAAACATCTTCAAATGTCTGAAAATAAGGATAACTGGAATTCTTCAAGGGAAGTCACTGGACTCCAGTGATTCTCTATTACTTGGATTGAAAACTTTACATGCAAAACTTGTCATCTTTTTCTTCAGTTCCTTCACAGCAGCCCGcacaaagccaggcacagtgttcaTACACAATAAGCATCCTGAGAACaatggaaaaaattaagaaattccaCATAATTTTCCTCAAGGGTTCCCCAGAGTCACCAGGTACACTTTCCTGGCTGTAAACAGCTAACTAACATTTCAGTGCCATGAGTCATCTGAGATTGAGTAAGTAATTTGGTTCAGACTGTATGACGTCAAGTACGTGCTATAGAAGCATGCTGTTTCTAATGTCCTCTCAGACATTCCAGGGACCTTGTCACTGACTTCCTTTGTCACAAGaaggtttttttaattgcattttaggttttggggtacacgtgcagaacatgcaagatagttgcataggtacacacgtggcagtgtgatttgctgccttcctccccttcactcacatctggcatttctccccatgctatccctccccagtttccccccccactgtccctcccctattccccccaacagaccccagtgtgtactgctctcctccctgtgtccatgtgttctcattgttcatcacccgcctatgagtgagaacatgcggtatttcattttctgttctcgtgtcagtttgctgagaatgatgttctccagattcatccatgtccctacaaaggacacgaactcatcattttttattgctacataatattccatggtatatatgtgccacattttcccagtccagtctatcatcgatgggcatttgggttggttccaggtctttgctattgtaaacagtgctgcaatgaacattcgtgtgcatgtgtccttgtagtagaatgagaAGGTTTattccctttgattttttttgatgccTCCCATAAATGCCCTGGCCCCTCTTGAGGATGACCACTTTCTCTTTCCCCCTCTTAAAGCAAGAACCAAAGCATATGAGGTTTGGTGCTTTTTTAATAACCAACTGTGGGGGAAGGGATAAAGAGGGATTATTCTGTTAGAAGGCTCTAGGAATCCCATGGTCAGGTAGAAAAAGGGATTCCTCAACAGTGAGGCATGTGATCATCTCTCTCAATTGCAGACACACACTGAGGTGAGGAAGATATCTCTGCACACTTGCATCATCTTCACAAATGATGGCGGGAGTCGATGGACAAAGCTGTAAATGCGTTGGCCATTTACCTTTACctacaggaggaaaaaaatgcatcagaAAGACAGAAGGCCACCAAACAAGCTTGCAGCCTCCTCTCCACTCTGCCTTAGTACCCATAACTTTCCCCAAGAAAACTCCTAGTTATGCAAGTGAACTTAGTAGACACACTTCTGTTTACCCAAGACGTTTGTGCCTATTTGAGACAGTTGCCAACTTTGTTTCTAATGCTTTCTCTGGTTCTTCTAGTGAAGTTCTATGCTCTGTCACACAGTCCCTGTTAACTCAGCCTCCCTTCTAACCTGAATGATCCCCATCACTAGGGACTGTGTCTCAGGAACTTGAGACTCTGCATCTTGCACAGGGCCTGCCACAGAGTTACTACTCAACCATGTTCATTGAAATGCATACTTTTCATTTCCATGAACTGTGACTGCCTTTTACTACTGATAGCACCGTTTCTCTTTGGAATAGCCTACATCTGAGATGCTATTGGCAAAGAGTAAAACCCAGTGTTGTTAGAGAGTTAAAGAAGCACAGGTCTTGTAAAGCGTAGGATATTACGTTCAACAACTTCAATGCATAGGAGAAGATCCCTCACTTGAATCTGAATAAGATGTGAATCATTTGCCATATTCATTAGAGAAAGCCAGAAAGTATGGACATATTCCTTATTTGAGGCTATAAAGTcactttattaatattaattttttcaaatttaaaatgcacacatttttgagccatttttcatttttttgtaattgTCTTCCAAAATAAGTATTGGGAGTTTGGTAACGACAAAAGGATTGATTAGAAAACTCAATACAGCATCACTCATGAGAGCAAAATGTTGCAAACAACTTTAGTGCCCAAAAAAGAGTCAAGTTTAATAATTTTGGGCAAACTTCTTAATGCAATGTTTTGCAATCTTTAAAAACTGAAGCAGCACAGTGGTTTGATAATGTCTTTAAGATACATTCTTTGACAACAAATCAACTTAGTTCCTAAATGGTAACCTGTAGAGTAAGTTATACCaggatttgctttaaaacaaatgaaatcatagaCATATCTATACGCTTCCATAGGCAAAGATTTCCTctgaagggctgggcacggtggctcatgcctgtaatcccagtatattgggaggccgagttgggtgaatatcttgaggtcaggagttcaagaccagcctagtcaacatggtgaaaccccatctccactaaaaatacaaaaattagccaggtgtggtggtacgtgcctgtaatcccagctatttgggaggctaaggcaagagaatcacctgaatccagcaggtgaaggctgcagtgagctgagataacgccattgcactccaacctggatgataaagtgaaaaaaaaaaaaaaagtctctctgaAGGAGAGCAGAGCTCTGGTAATGTTGTTCTAATGAGTAGAATTGGGGCCCAGAAGTGAGATGAAGACTTAATTTTTGActgattaaaacaattttttcttaagTATATTGTATGCACTCagctaaatgaaaatttaaataatggcATAAGTGGAAATGAACACCATGTGAAAAAACAGAGGAGAGTCCCTACTTTGGGGAAAATGGAAGGTGAGCTGACCTTGACCTTGGTCAGATTTGGGAAAGAGCTGAGGATGGCAGTGCAAGCAGAGTGTGCTCTGTGATGAAAACCTGGGGTAGGAGCGGTTATGAAAGACAGGCCCCTAGGGACTGGTGAGGCCAGGTCAATGACAGCTGCCTCCTGCTCTGGGAGCCCACAGAGCCCGGGTGCTGGGAGCTCCTGGGGTGCTCACCTCGTACTCACTGTGACGCACATAGATGCGCAGCTCAAATGGTTCTCCATCCTCAAAGGGCACGAAGTATGATTTCTCTTCCAACTTCCATATCCCAAACTCACGACTGTTCATGACCATACGATGGCCAAAGTGCACTCGGAAATGGAAGGCAATTTCTGAATCCTCATCCATTCCAGTGTGGAAATCCACCTGCAGCTGTGGGTCATTGCTGAGGGCAAAGCACACAGCAGGTTGGGCAGGTCCCTCCCTTGCGCAAACACAcgctcaacacacacacagatcctTTTCCCCCTTTACCCAGGGCAAAAGTCTCCCTGATGATGCTGCAGGCCTGGTCCCTGTGGGGATGCTTCAGCTCCTCATACCCCCGACAGGGAGATGCTGTGCTCCTCATCCCCAGGTGAAACTGAGCCAGTCACTGACCCAGGCCTGACTTGTTCATTCCCTGAAAATTCAATGACCCTTGATGAAGAGCCACAGCCCCAACCCACTGAGTGTTCTCCTCCCCTAGGCCCCATGGCTGGCCCACATGCAATTGCTGCTGGTCTCATACTGGGTGCTGGAGGGTCTCCAGGACCTGCACCTGCATGAAGCCTCCATCCTGCCAGCTAGACATTTCCACATCACTCACACATAACATCAAGCCCTTAGCAAATATTCTCCCTTCTCCACCCGCTCCATTGGACCGTGGAGTACTCACAGAAAAGAGAGGATCGGTGTTCCTTTGATTATCACGCAGGAACCAATAGACAAGGATACAGGCAGTTTGTATGGCACCTGCCAGGGTATTGAGGGTGAGTGAGAGGTGCAGGGTCAGGTGCAGCCTCCCCTCCTGTAACAGATTCCCATGGTGCAGGAGTTTAGAGATCAAAGGGCAGACTCTGAGGTCTCCCCCTTTCACCCTTCCACAGTAAGGGGCCCATATTCCTGAATATATGGTGGACCCAGAGGTAAGAGAGCCAGGATGCCTAGTACTCATTCTGCCTCTTACAAGCAGTGCAATCTTAGATCCATTACTTGAactctccctgcctcagtttccctaggaCAAGGAGGATTATCAGGAATTCCTATGTTTTAGGATGTTCTCCATAATAGaggagttaatatatgtaaaacttttACCCTAATCCTTGGAATGTGTAGGTCCTGTTAGGGGAGTCCTAAAACACTGACCTGCCTACATTTTcaactctgaaaataaaaacaagacttGATAATGTAAGAGTTTAAAAATTCACTCCAGTGAGAAACAACACTTGTTTAAACAGAGagggaaattattaaaaaaaaaaaatggtcgggtgcagtggctcacgcctataatcccaacactttgggaggccaaggcaggtggatcacgaggtcaagagatcaagaccatcctggtcaacaaggtgaaaccccgtctctactaaaaatacaaaaattagctgggcatggtggcgcgtgcctgtagtcccagctactcgggaggctgaggcaggagaattgcttgaacccaagaggcagaggttgcggtgagccgagatcgagccattgcactccagcctgggtaacaagagcgaaactccatctcaaaaaaaaaataggaaatcccTATGTATGGGATGCACATGCATCACAACCAGCAAGGGTAATGGACGTCCTTCCCAGAAGGGGCCACATTGCTGAGAGCACAGCCCCAGTACTCGCACAAATGAAGCCTGTGGATCAGGGACATAATTGGAGGAAATTATTGATTTCTACGATGACTACAAGTGGTTGacgatttttctgtatttttgagatagggtcttgctcttttgcccaagctgacatgcagtggtgcaatcatagctcactgaaaccacgAACTCCTGGGCGGCAGTGATCCTCACACACCTGCTCcctcttgagtagttggaatGAAAGGTGCCTGTCACTCTACCAGTttgatatttaaagttttttaaagaaagggtctTAAAACATCTGGCCTCAAGTTATTCTCTtatctttgcctcccaaattggtggaattatagccatgagccagtGAACCCAGCTGCTTTGTTGACTGATATCCATTGTAAGCTCTGTCTGAACTGAGACTAAATTTGTTCCTTCATGGGTGGAGAAACAAGTTGAGTCTCAGTTCGGACACAGATTACGGTGGATATTTGGCATGACTCGGGGTCTGAAAGCACTGCCTCTGCTGTCCTTCCCTAGCAAACCATCATTTGCACATCCTCCCGTCCCACAACGGGAAGAACAGGATAGGCTGGGGACAGGGAAGCTGAGTCGGAAGCAAGAACAAGTGGTCACTTTGTGCAGACCCCACCTCAGGAACCATCGCCCCCATATTCTGCATTCATCTTCCCCACTCTTACTGGGAAGAGACA encodes:
- the LGALS19 gene encoding LOW QUALITY PROTEIN: galactoside-binding soluble lectin 13 (The sequence of the model RefSeq protein was modified relative to this genomic sequence to represent the inferred CDS: inserted 1 base in 1 codon), whose protein sequence is MSLIHRLHLCEYWGCALSNVAXFWEGRPLPLLVVMHVPYKLPVSLSIGSCVIIKGTPILSFLNDPQLQVDFHTGMDEDSEIAFHFRVHFGHRMVMNSREFGIWKLEEKSYFVPFEDGEPFELRIYVRHSEYEVKVNGQRIYSFVHRLPPSFVKMMQVCRDIFLTSVCVCN